The Vidua macroura isolate BioBank_ID:100142 chromosome 4, ASM2450914v1, whole genome shotgun sequence genome window below encodes:
- the MAP9 gene encoding microtubule-associated protein 9 — MAGGGTAGCGLQPFQDELQEAISDYATSKEKDEYSDDFESDEDGMLNDIGKELAESNSGSTSTERSVAGSPILNYDALQKAVDLENEAVDDLNLSFHEKKLQQIMVLEGEHIQNDRKDGEEGCLEGQNEDNDRKNNEEVLHDNSESDDLPINELHEKRNQEENQPKAKPQMHKKGNPSLSDQDQKTVSTSDLRLEDSGRNSPSVDSSDGMMRITEEQTITDTMQEVSVNDQSEHGEAKNTSKNSVKKLSETKERVLQNPKASLSDRSTTSVHLKRKGKAVPSTSPVSSQYQGSLKVLEDKFMQKKSPEFNEVDNLRAAVFQNWLERKKLLLLELKRSEREKAEILRNNTEKKEALKREESIACYEAWKKKKEKEAKKLSKKKKHEELEEKKPAEQKKEKTEAAQAAFKKWKERKVQYLREQSRKEKQCERMRKKIEEDLVAEKRRVSVSAVEKWNEKKEEYIKKKKVEKFLEKRKREIQQAKKEEKSLKAMEEYERWLENKMRREQLEKSQKKLQAVHGNEMSPPWRPPGKVTYFSNY; from the exons ATGGCGGGGGGAGGCACCGCCGGCTGCGGACTGCAG CCATTTCAGGATGAGCTACAGGAAGCAATTTCTGATTATGCaacaagcaaggaaaaagaTGAATATTCAGACGACTTTGAAAGTGATGAAGATGGCATGTTAAAtg ATATTGGGAAAGAACTCGCTGAAAGTAATTCAGGTTCTACAAGCACGGAGAGATCTGTTGCTGGGAGTCCTATCTTGAATTATGATGCTTTACAAAAAGCAGTAGATTTGGAAAATGAAGCTGTTGATGACTTGAATTTATCCTTTCATGAAAAGAAGCTTCAGCAAATAATGGTTTTAGAAGGTGAGCACATacagaatgacagaaaagaTGGTGAAGAAGGATGTTTGGAAGGTCAAAATGAGgataatgacagaaaaaataatgaagaagtACTGCATGATAATAGTGAAAGTGATGACTTGCCTATTAATGAACtgcatgaaaaaagaaatcaagaggAAAACCAACCAAAAGCAAAGCCTCAGATGcacaaaaaaggaaatcctTCATTATCAG aTCAAGATCAGAAGACTGTCAGCACCAGTGACTTGAGACTGGAGGACAGTGGTAGGAATTCCCCTTCTGTTGACAGTTCAGATGGAATGATGAGAATAACAGAAGAGCAAACAATAACTGATACAATGCAGGAGGTGTCAGTGAATGATCAATCTGAGCATGGGGAGGCAAAAAACACGTCCAAGAACTCTGTCAAG AAACTAAGTGAAACAAAGGAGAGAGTTCTACAAAACCCAAAGGCTTCTTTATCTGACAG GTCTACAACTTCTGTGCATTtaaagagaaaggggaaagcTGTTCCATCAACTTCACCTGTTTCATCTCAGTATCAGGGATCATTAAAGGTGTTGGAGGATAAATTCATGCAGAAGAAAAGTCCAGAATTCAACGAAGTAGATAATTTAAGGGCAGCTGTTTTTCAg AACTggttggaaaggaaaaagctgcttttactgGAATTAAAGAgaagtgaaagggaaaaagcCGAAATTCTAAGGAACAATACTGAAAAG AAAGAAGCACTTAAAAGAGAAGAATCAATTGCATGTTAtgaagcctggaaaaaaaagaaggagaaagaagcaaaaaagttaagcaaaaaaaaaaagcatgaggAACTTGAGGAAAAGAAACCAGCagaacagaagaaggaaaaaacagaagcagcacaagCG GCATtcaaaaaatggaaagaaagaaaagtgcaaTATTTAAGAGagcaaagcaggaaggaaaaacagtgTGAAAGAATGAGGAAGAAGATAGAAGAGGACCTAGTTGCAGAGAAGAGGAGAGTCAGTGTATCAGCAGTTGAAAAATG GaatgaaaagaaggaagaatatataaaaaagaagaaagtagaAAAATTCCTAGAGAAAAGAAAGCGAGAAATACAACAggcaaaaaaggaagaaaaaagtttaaaggCTATGGAGGAATATGAAAGATGGCTG gaaaacaaaatgaggaGAGAACAGCTTGAGAAGAGCCAAAAGAAGTTGCAGGCTGTCCATGGGAATGAAATGAGTCCTCCCTGGAGACCACCTGGCAAAGTCACGTATTTTAGTAATTACTAA